CACAGGGCCTGGAGCTACTGAAACCCCTGCCTGAGAAGTGGCATGGGACCTCAAATGACTGGTGCTTTGAGGAGCCAGCAGCTAATGCATCACTGTGCTCTCACCCAATAGGGAAACACAGGCCAGGCCTTTCAGATCAAAGGGACAAGTTCCCCATCTGTGGGTTGTGCTTTGCAAGCCTCAAATTGCTGTTTGTTAACGTGCTTCACAAAGAAGGTGTGTTCCAGGTCTCCCGAGGCGCTGGCTCACCATATAAAAAGCCCGGGCGACTGCAAGCCCTTCCATCCACGTCTGTTCCCCTGCTCTCCACAGTGAACTTGGTAAGTCTGAACTCACTCCTTCTCTTCATGCTGGCAGGATTTCTGCCAACGGGACGGCTTCCCTTCTGTGCGGGGTCCTTCTGATGCGTGGGCCAGGCTGGAAAATACACCGTGCTTCCCtcttctgggaggagagctggtGAGGGAAGAGGGAAAGCTTTCTTCCCTCCCGAGGGGGAGTCAGCTGGGCTCTTTTATAGCAGTGGCTCCGCTGAAGACTGAGGCTGGACGACCGGTACCGTCCAACGGGTCACCAGGTGCTTTGTCCCCCATGCATGGCACAGCGACCGGCCTTGGTCACTCTTGACATGGAAAGGAACTTCCCAGGGAGATGTGGCCCTGGCCAGCCGCTGCTTTGTTCTCAGAGGAGCCAAGCTGGGCGTCTGAAAGGTCCCGGCAGCTAatgccctctgctccctcccgGTCTTGCAGGGTCGCCTCCCTCTGCGAGACATGTCGTGCTACAGCCCGTGCCTGCCAGCCACCTGCGGCCCAACCCCGCttgccaacagctgcaacgagccctgcgtCATCCGGTGCGCCGACTCCAGCGTTGCGATCCAGCCCTCGCCAGTGGTGGTGACGCTGCCGGGCCcaatcctcagctccttcccccagagcacagccgtgggatccaGCGCATCGGCTGCCGTGGGGAGCTCCCTCAGCGCTGCCAGTGTGCCCATCGCTtctgggggctccctggggctgggtggctTTGGGTGGTCCGGTCTGGGCCGCGGGCTCTGTGGGCCTCTGGGACGGGGCAATCTCTTATGCTGAAGCCCGTGGTCGAGCACCAGGGGCCTGGAGGAAAGACCAGGAGCCAGCCCTGAGGGAGCGGCCTTCAGTCTCTTCCCAACGcagtctctctctttccccctcttcctctgctttatCTTACGCTCCCCATCAAACACCCCCACCTTCCTTCCGTGGCAATGGGTCTCGGGCATACGTGGCTGCCAGAGCCTTGAGGGGCAATGGCACAGGAAACATCCCTGGCGTGGAGATTTTCCTTCCCATGGCAGCACTTCTCTGACCTTTCCTCGGCCTCCAACATGCATTGCTTGAGCTCTCGCCTTTTCcgttttcctttgattttctcaTTAAAGACATTGGACATCACAGCTTTGCTAGAGAGATGTGTTTcattctcccttcttctccagtcCCAACCAGCTGACTGTCCAAGAGAGCTCCTCCCTTGCTACAGCTACGGATTTTTCCGTAGGTCCCGCGTTTTGGCCCTGACGTCCCATAGCAATGGAGACAAGGCCAGCTTGGCGGGAGGGAGAGCTCTTCTGGAAGGAGCCCCATTATGCATCAGCACTCCTCGAAAGCCACAACACGAAGCATGAAGGGAGCCTGAATagccacagaatcatagaattgccCTGATTGTTAGGGACCCCCAAAGATCACCTACTCCAACCTTTTGCAGGAAAGGGAGCCCAGATGAGATTTTCTAGTGccctgtccaattgcatcttgaaaacctcctggCACAAGGACTCTCAGACGTCCCTGGGGAGGTAGTTGTAGTgaatgattgttctcattgtaaaATATGTCTTCCTTGTATGAAGGCGAAACCTCTCCTGGTTGCTGCCTCTTCTCTCCCTGTAGCTCTTTGTTAAGAGGGAGTCTCCGTCGTCTTTGTAGCCgcctttaggtactggaaaacTGTGATGCTTGCAGGGGAAGAGCATCCCAGGGCAGGACGAGACCCGGTATGACATGTTTTGTGGGAGGAAGCggaggtgggagaagggagggtTCAGGGTGGTCCTGGGTGAAAGAAGCATTTCGGAAATtagagaggagaaaggataacATGGCTGTCTCTCAAGAACTGGTTG
The sequence above is drawn from the Athene noctua chromosome 18, bAthNoc1.hap1.1, whole genome shotgun sequence genome and encodes:
- the LOC141968018 gene encoding beta-keratin-related protein, producing MSCYSPCLPATCGPTPLANSCNEPCVIRCADSSVAIQPSPVVVTLPGPILSSFPQSTAVGSSASAAVGSSLSAASVPIASGGSLGLGGFGWSGLGRGLCGPLGRGNLLC